The Osmerus mordax isolate fOsmMor3 chromosome 5, fOsmMor3.pri, whole genome shotgun sequence DNA window cctcatctcctctcccctccccctctcctcccctatccatctctcctctcccctcctcctctcctgtcctctcctctctctcccctcctctcctcccctcccctcccatcttctcctctcatcctctccttctctcccgtcctctttcctccttcctcctcccatctcctcctcttctcccgtccccgcccatcctctcctctctcctcctcctcctgtcctcctctcctccagggcagTGCAGAGACAGAGGTGGACAGTAATAAGTGTTGTACCTTGTGTAACATGTTCTTCACATCGGCGATCGTGGCCCAGTCTCACTACCAGGGAAAGACCCATGCTAAGAGACTCCGTCTGGTGGTGGGAGAGACCCCCAGCCTCCCTAcatcctcacccagcctccctaCAGCCTCgtccagccccacacccacaGGTAACACccagtctgtttgtctgcctgtccgtctgtccatccgtatgtctgcctgcctgcctgcctgcctgcctgcctgtctgtctgtctgtctgtctgtctgtctgcctgtctttctgtctgtctgtccgtctgcctgtctgtctgtctgtctgtctgtctgcctgtctgtgtgtatgtctgtctttctgtctgtctgtctgtctgtctgtctgcctgtctttctgtctgtctgtccgtccgtctgcctgtctgtctgcctgtctgtgtgtatgtctgtctgtccctccgtccgtccgtctgtctgtctgtctgtctgtttgtctgtctgtccgtctataTGACTGTCTGACAGAgagtaacacaaacacacaggcacacacacttaaacacaactTGGCACTCGTGGCAACAGAACTCACCAAGTTATCTGCAGAGACAATGGTACAAAAGTGGAATTCTTCAACAGGGATGGCGTGGAGGTGTAGGAATGTTCTCCAGAACTGATGTATCATGTAGCAGATACTAGATTATGTATCATGTAGCAGATACTAGATTATGTATCATGTAGCAGATACTAGATTATGTATCATGTAACAGATACTAGAGGATGTATCATGTATCAGATTCTAGATTATGTATCATGTAGCAGATACTAGATTATGTATCATATAGcagattttttgtaatattgtattttttgtattttatattgtaaattactgcaatttatactatattttatattttattgtatagtttattttaatctaattccacttagtattgctaattatgtacccttagtatagttagtcctcatatttaaattttagattcctatatgtttaatgtttgcaccttcctgccaaagcaaattccttgtctgtgcaaactttcatggcaaataaaacccattatgattctgattctgacactaGATTATGTATCATGTAGCAGATACTAGAGGGTGTAGCATGTAGAAGATACTAGATTATGTAGCTGCAGTTTCAAGCTGTTTTGTGCTCAACAACACACAAAAATTAATCTATCGAACCAGTCAGACAATCTGGGACAAGATTCAATGGATCAATTGCTCCATGTTTATTAACACGAAACAGTGTGATACCAGACTAAACAGTAACTTCTGAGCTAGTCCATCTGAGAGGATGGTTGAAAGGAGAAtcagggatgggtgtagctTTAGCTCAGTATCTCCCAATTAAGACGTCACAAGTTCAAACCCCCTCTGTTCATGCCTTAGGATCTAATGTGTCCGCTAAATGAGCACATTTAGTGTTTTATTAAGGACTGCTTTCGACAGAAGCTGAAAACTTCACTGTAGTTTGCTCTACTTTGGAGTTTGGAGTTGTGTCACTTCTGTGCAGGAGAGAAGGGGACTTCCCGTGGTTCAAGTGACAGGGgaacctggagggaggagggagaaagaggaggaggggaagagaggggggggagaggaggagggggaagagagggaggcagaggaggagggggaagagaggggagggagggaggcagagaaggagggggaggagaggggagggaggcagagaaggagggggaggagaggggagggagggaggcagaggaggagggggaggagaggggagggagggaggcagagaatgagggggaggagaggggagggaggcagaggaggagggggaggagaggggagggaggcagaggaggagggggaggagagggaggcacaggaggagggggaggagaggggagggaggcagaggaggagggggaggagagggaggcagaggaggagggggaggagaggggagggaggcagaggaggagggggaggagaggggagggaggcagaggaggagggggaagagaggggagggagggaggcagaggaggaggggaggaggagaggaggcagaggaggagggggaggagaggggagggaggcagagaaggagggggaggagaggggagggagggaggcagaggaggagaggggagggaggcagaggaggagggggaggagaggggaagggagggaggcagaggaagagggggaggagaggggagggaggcagagaaggagggggaggagaggggagggagggaggcagaggaggagggggaggagagggaggcagaggaggagggggaggagaggggagggaggcagacgaGAGAAGGGATGAGAAACTCAGGAGAGATTAGCCTCAAAAGTAACCTTCATAATAACTCAGACCAGTGGCTCTGCTTcaagtaggcacacacacagagacacatacacataaaggagggaggcagaggaggagggggaggagaggggagggaggcagaggaggagggggaagagaggagagggagggaggcagaggaggagggggaggagagggaggcagaggaggagggggaggagaggggagggaggcacaggaggaggaggggaagagaggagagggaggaggcagaggaggagggggaggagaggggaggggagggaggcagagaaggaggtggaggagaggggagggagggaggcagaggaggaggagaggggagggagggaggcagaggaggagggggaggagaggggaagggagggaggcagaggaagagggggaggagaggggagggaggcagagaaggaggggggaggagaggggagggaggcagacgatgagggggaggagaggggagggagggagttaaaggaggagggggaggagagggggggggagggagggaggcagagaaggaggggagaggagaggggagggagggaggcagaggaggagggggaggagaggggagggaggcagagaaggaccgggaggagaggggagggaggcagaggaggagggggaggagagggagggggaggaggagggggaggagaggggagggagggaggcagacgaggagggggaggagaggggggtagggaggcagagaaggagggggaggagaggggggaagggaggcagagaaggagggggaggagaggggagggagggaggcggagggggaggagaggggagggagggaggcggagggggaggagaggggagggagggaaaataaAGACGGAAAGGAAGAGGTATGCGCCGAGTGAGAGAAGGGATGAGAAACTCAGGAGAGATTAGCCTCAAAAGTAACCTTCATAataactcacacacagagacacatacacatatacactcggagacacacacgtacgcagtgAAAGACAGTCGTGGTCATGTGTGATAGTGATGCCCTTGAGAGGTAGTGAGCAAAAAGCATAGATGCCCCCTTCGCAACCCCACACACGCAATCCcggtcacacacatgctcactaaaacacacacgcccctcgcatgccaacacacacacacacacactccctctgtgAAAACAGTTTACTTCTGCTCCACTGTACATAGTtcaaaggaagagaaggatggagagacaaagacagagagagagagagatctgcctCTCCAGAGAAGACAGGCTGTAGCTCCCCTGCtctcagagagaggtggagagaggtggagggaggtagagatagGTGAGTTTTCTGatgggtggatgggtgtgtgggtgggggggtgagtgtgtgtgtgtgtgtttgtgtgtgtggtcggtTAAAAGCTGGATCACCGACCACGCATGGATACAGTAActaggagaaggaagagagctcCATGTAACCAACCAGAACATTGTTAGAACAGCTGCCCCCCTCATACTCCAGCACCACACACCTAACAAGATCTCCCTGAATGTTTCTTCATGTTGTCTTCGGGGTTAGGGTCTTCATGTTgtgttcagggttagggttagggtctacaTGTTGTGttcggggttagggttagggtcttcaTGTTGTCTTCGGGGTTAGGGTCTTCATGTTGTGTTCAGGGTTAGGATCTTCATGTGTTATAACTAGTGCAATTATTTTAGCGCAAGATTAACGTtgtttttggcctagcaaacttagtagtttttttcacatgttatgctgacgttagaaaaactacaacaccacaccggatctagctagaccggaaacaaaacaacaggcctaccgcacacacttgtttgggcttgcgagccggctaaagagtagtaggctaacgttacgtttagagtggatagcgagcgcgagacgccgaaattgatgccaataagattctgaatggaaagtttacttttaaaaagttgccaaatggttccattgacaagaccaaagtgatctgtgtgttttgtcgttgtgaactgagctatcatcgcagcacgtccagtctgaaataccagttgatggccaagcacatagctgatgcaaattctccgccccctcgtctaagccaggcgattgcaatgttgtttaaaaaaaaaaaagcactaagcaatccgatccacttttccatgttgataaaagCAATacaatgagaaaaaataatgggacaaaaagaaatcaagggacatttagaatagataaaaatgtgcgattaattgcgattaatcgcgggATTAACTATGatattaatgcgattaatcacgattaaatattttcatcgtttgacagcactagttaTAACCTGTGCGTATCCTGGAGGCCTGCACCTGGGAACAGCATACAGCAGCTTGGAACTCTGGGAAAAGGTGTTAGCAATGCAattaaccccccacacacacacacaaacattttcaatgtttacatttacatttagtcatttagcagacgctcttatccagagcgacttacagtaagtacagggacattcccccgaggcaagtagggtgaagtgccttgcccaaggacacaacgtcagttggcatgaccgggaatcgaactggcaaccttcggattactagtccgactccctcaccgctcagccacctgtcagacacacagacaccagtgttgccacagtttctttgaaaaagtaatctgattactgattaCTCCTCTAAAAAGTAATTTAGTTACCTTGGAAAAACGACTCAAGTCGTAGGCCTACTTGGGGGAAAAAACAAACCATAAAAAACGCTGAAAATCTGAGATCATTTGCGAACCATTACTTTTAGAAAGAACATGAATTTAATCTTATTTGTCTTTCTTATTTGTCACATAATCAAATCGAGACGGCACCGGAGCAAAGGGGCTTGAGTAAAGTGGCGACTCAGAGTCACTGGGAGGtagtggtaggtctatgtatatacacgtgacctgaccctcatgctgaaaacgtgacttaattgtcACATAGTCTACATGACTTCACTCacagagacgcaagaagaaatcaaatatatattttacgaTTAATtacaaaatagtaacgcacagtgatttggacaagtaactttaatctgattactggtttggaaatagtaatgcgttagattactcgttactgaaaaaagtggtcagattaaAGTGcatcactgacagacacacatccagacaaacacacacgttcatgcaggcaaacacagacatgcacacacacacactcacaaacacacacacacacacatatacatgcacacacgcttacacactcacacactctcagtccATGGTTACTGTGACCCCTGCATCGTACCCCTGGTCACAATGGCGCCTGAGGGCTATTAGTGGGTGGTATCCATGGCAACCTGTGAGTAGGTCGCCCTAGAAGACATTCACTTCAGAGGTGAAGAGAATAGAGGAGATaaggaaagaagagggagggaggaggggagataagagagcagagaggaggagaggaaagtggagatgaggagaggatagaagagaggatgagaggagcggaggaggatagaagggaggaggggagaggagaggagagaggaggagaggagaagggaggagaggacgagagaggaggagaggagagggaggagggtagagaagagaggaggagaggacgagagaggaggagagggaggagggtagagaagagaggaggagaggagaagggaggaagggaaaaggagaggagagaggagaaagggggaggtgagcacaggacaggaggggagagaagagaggagaagggaggaggggaggaggagaggagagaggagaaagggggaggtgagcacaggacaggaggggagagaagagaggagaagggaggaggagaggagagaggagaaagggggaggtgagcacaggacaggaggggagagaagagaggagaagggagatggggaggaggagaggagagaggagaaagggggaggtgagcacaggacaggaggggagagaagatgagaaAAGGGTAGAAGAGggcagaagagaagaagaaggagtggAAATATGAATGAAATGGAAATAAGCCAGTATTCTGGTGTCTGGAGTGTCTGTGCCCTCATCGTGATCCTTGTCGCTGGATAGATCAGGCCTGGAGACGTGCTGCTTCACACAGTCTCTATAGGGCTCTTCACTTTACCCATATAGTGGTTATGTATGTCTTGGTGTTTACGTgtctgtaattgtgtgtgtgtgtgtgttgatttgtATATGTATAAATATTTTTGTGTTTAAGAGGGTTTAAGGGGTTTAAAGGTTTTAAATAGGACTGAAGGGTTTAAGATCATTTTAAATAGGACTGAATTTTGAGTCCCCACAAGAATAGCAATAcaaacttgtgtgtgtctttgttttatATGTCGAACGGTTTTAATATTCATTCCTTCAATATTCATTCCACGTTGAATTGTCTCATGAAGACCATTAAATCCAGAGTTTCTGACAGCTGCAtttgttccctcccccccccccccaattctccccccaccatccctcccctcctcccctctctccagactcgtccccctccaccccccagccctccgagcctgcccccccggcccctccggcccccctgccccctggctGGCCTGGCTGTCCGCTGCCCCCGCTGGTGATTGTGGGAGGTGGCGGGGAGGCAGGGAAGTACTGCTGCCTCTGTGGGGCCTGGTTCAACAACCCCCTCATGGCTCAGCAGCACTACGAAGGCAAGAAGCACCGCAGGAACGCCGCCAGGGTGCGCCTGCTGGAGCAGCTGGCCGGCAGCCTGGACGCCACCGAGACCACAGGTCAGGGTCGGGGGTCAGGGTcgggggtcagggtcaggggtggATTTTCCATAACTGGAAAAATCCTATTTGTAAATGTTTGTGCAGTAGCTAATTGTAAGTAGGGCTCAGATAAAGGTGGTTCAGTCACACGGGCCTGTTATGGCAATATGACTATTATAAGACAGTGCAATATGACTTTTGATGGACATTTGATGGAAATAAGAatgataaatataaataaaagtgttaatgacagtgggagtccttggccttgttgatgaggccagctgcagatgggaagaaactgttcttgtggcgtgaggttttggtcctatcagaggggagtggctggaacagagagtgtccagggtgggaggagtcggccacaatcttcctcgctcgcctcagggtcctcgaggtgtgcaggtcctcgagggtaggcagattgcaaccAATccccttctcagcagtgcatatgatacgctgcagtctgctcttgtccttaaCAGTGTCAGCGGTGCAATATGACTGTTGATGGACTGGATCAATGAATGAAAGGATGCATGGATGGAAGGAATGATAGACTGACTGATGCGTGGATGGAAGGAATGATAGACTGACTGATGCGTGGATGGAAGGAATGATAGACTGACTGATGCATGGATGGAAGGAATGATAGACTGACTGATGCATGGATGGAAGGAATGATAGACTGACTGATGCATGGATGGAAGGAATGATAGACTGACTGATGCATGGATGGAAGGAATGATAGACTGACTGATGCATGGATGGAAGGAATGATAGACTGACTGATGCATGGATGGAAGGAATGATAGACTGACTGATGCATGGATGGAAGGAATGATAGACTGACTGATGCATGGATGGAAGGAATGATAGACTGACTGATGCATGGATGGAAGGAATGATAGACTGACTGATGCATGGATGGAAGGAATGCAGGTATGTCTGGGTAGATGGATGtattgagggatggaggaaatGAGGGATAGATGGATAAACATAGAAAAACCTGCAACGATCAGCAAGGTGAGCATCCATCTTGTCCCTGTGTCGACCTTTATCCTCTCGTCTCATTCACTTTGTGTatgagtacatgtgtgtgtgtgtgagagagagagcacatgtgtgtgtgtgtgtattttactaGCCTTCCAGGTAAAGCCAGGACCACTAGAGCTAGCTTAGCTGAATTGGTCCATGTTGCCTCCAGACACTCTGTCATCAATCTCACTCCTTttacctctcctgctctctagaGTCTCTCtatgtcactcacacacacacacgacacacaccacacacacacaacctccttaGAGAAGACATAGCCGTCAGTCTGATATTGCCGACAAACCCTAGATGCCTCCAGGCTGTAAGtattatggatgtgtgtgtgtgtgtgtgtttgatgttctgcacagggagagagaggagacagagtgatgtgtgtgttgaagaggACCCAGTTATTAGACTGCAGATTCAGATGGATGATCAAATGTCACAGAGGCAGACACCCTGCTGGGTGTgcttgtgagtgagtgtgtgtgtgagagagtgagtgtgtgtgtgacagagtgagtgtgtgtgagagagcttgaGTGTGTTTTATATTTACCCTTGGGAAGCTAATGAGTGTGATGAATGAGGCACATAGAGGAACCCCGCtgctcctcactcacacacacacacatacacatacacacacacacatatacacacacacacacatactactgatggcagccatgttgttgaagggagggagggagtcaggtggctgagcggtgagggaatcggactagtaatccgaaggttgccagttcgattccctgccaactgacgttgtgtccttgggcaaggcacttcaccccacttgcctcggggggaatgtccctgtacttactgtaagtcgctctggataagagcgtctgctaaatgactaaatgtaatgtaaatgcagGTGGGACTGATGGCAGCCATGTTGTTGAGGGTGGGACTGATGGCAGCCATGTTGTTGAGGGTGGGACTGATGGCAGCcatgttgttgaaggtgggactgatggcagccatgttgttgaaggtgggactGATGGCAGCCATGTTGTTGAGGGTGGGACTGATGGCAGCCATGTTGTTGAGGGTGGGACTGATGGCAGCCATGTTGTTGAGGGTGGGACTGATG harbors:
- the zgc:171482 gene encoding zinc finger protein isoform X2 is translated as MKSAGVVEGGLFTESYCNICNAQLISESQRTAHYESKKHANKVRLFYMLHPEDGGPPSKRLRPDNPGSAETEVDSNKCCTLCNMFFTSAIVAQSHYQGKTHAKRLRLVVGETPSLPTSSPSLPTASSSPTPTDSSPSTPQPSEPAPPAPPAPLPPGWPGCPLPPLVIVGGGGEAGKYCCLCGAWFNNPLMAQQHYEGKKHRRNAARVRLLEQLAGSLDATETTGLRSTYSCSVCSVVLNSIEQYHAHLQGSKHQNNLKQHQQ
- the zgc:171482 gene encoding zinc finger protein isoform X1, yielding MRGLLPGLISWDIRALRWKMKSAGVVEGGLFTESYCNICNAQLISESQRTAHYESKKHANKVRLFYMLHPEDGGPPSKRLRPDNPGSAETEVDSNKCCTLCNMFFTSAIVAQSHYQGKTHAKRLRLVVGETPSLPTSSPSLPTASSSPTPTDSSPSTPQPSEPAPPAPPAPLPPGWPGCPLPPLVIVGGGGEAGKYCCLCGAWFNNPLMAQQHYEGKKHRRNAARVRLLEQLAGSLDATETTGLRSTYSCSVCSVVLNSIEQYHAHLQGSKHQNNLKQHQQ